The proteins below are encoded in one region of Bacillota bacterium:
- a CDS encoding metalloregulator ArsR/SmtB family transcription factor, which translates to MRRSLTDGQAALLRALGHPARLRIIQFLAEGEGCAGRGCTGERCVCEIIPALGMEQSSVSKHLAILRERGVVESRREGTRIFYSLVDPRVRDILRLAEEVTMGHLARAERMLAEARAAAATEDIPG; encoded by the coding sequence ATGAGGAGATCGCTGACGGACGGGCAGGCGGCACTGTTGCGGGCCCTGGGGCATCCGGCCCGGCTGCGCATCATCCAGTTCCTGGCTGAGGGAGAAGGGTGCGCCGGAAGGGGCTGCACCGGCGAGAGGTGCGTGTGCGAGATCATCCCCGCGCTGGGCATGGAACAGTCCAGCGTATCCAAGCACCTGGCCATCCTGCGGGAGCGGGGAGTGGTGGAGTCGCGGCGGGAGGGAACCCGCATCTTTTACTCGCTGGTGGACCCCCGCGTCCGGGACATCCTCCGGCTGGCAGAGGAGGTCACCATGGGGCACCTGGCCCGGGCAGAGCGCATGCTGGCGGAGGCTCGCGCTGCCGCCGCCACCGAAGACATACCGGGGTGA